The DNA segment ATTTTCTGGATTACGGCATCGGTAAAAGCACCCCATTTGAGGTGTTTGTGGCTGTTGGGAGTGTCCATTCTGACGGAAAGCGAGGCATTCAAAAGCAAAACGCCTTGATTGGCCCAACGTTCTAAATTCCCGGAATTGGGAAAGAAAATAGTACTCAAATCGTCATTCATTTCCCTGAAAATATTGCGCAAGGAAGGTGGAATTTTTACGCCATCATTGACCGAAAAACACAAACCATTGGCTTCTCCAACTCCGTGATACGGATCTTGACCGATAATAACGACTTTCAAATCATCGCACGAACAATAATCGAAAGCGGCAAAAACCAATCCCTTTGGTGGAAAACAAGTATGGTTTTGATACTCTTCATCAACGGAATGCATCAAATCCTTGAAATAAGGTTTCTGGATTTCTTCGGATAAAATGGATTGCCAAGAAGGATTGAGGTTGGGTTGCATATTCAAAAATTAT comes from the Flavobacterium limnophilum genome and includes:
- the ung gene encoding uracil-DNA glycosylase encodes the protein MQPNLNPSWQSILSEEIQKPYFKDLMHSVDEEYQNHTCFPPKGLVFAAFDYCSCDDLKVVIIGQDPYHGVGEANGLCFSVNDGVKIPPSLRNIFREMNDDLSTIFFPNSGNLERWANQGVLLLNASLSVRMDTPNSHKHLKWGAFTDAVIQKISEEKENVVFLLWGSFAQKKGAKIDRTKHLVLESGHPSPMSANQGKWFGNKHFSQTNAYLKSKGKTEIEW